A genome region from Labilibaculum antarcticum includes the following:
- a CDS encoding bile acid:sodium symporter family protein — MKLKIDGFVVAIVGVIVTAYFFPQWGSKQSAIPFNLIGSIGISLIFFFYGLKLSPEKMKFGLKNWKLHLMVQTSTFILFPLLVLAFYPFFAGKADQTSWLAFMFLAALPSTVSSSVVMVSIAKGNIPAAIFNASISGLIGIVITPLWMSLFLQNAAADFDLGSTYLKLITEILLPVFLGVALQRYWGDFVRKHSRYLSLFDKSVILLIIFKSFAESFDEHIFSSVSGSDFLILLLAVLSLFSCIFFLTRFISMQMGFSLEDRITAQFCGTKKSLVHGTVFSKILFQNTLSIGMTLLPLMLFHFIQIFIISIVASRMARKQELAIAS, encoded by the coding sequence ATGAAGCTAAAAATAGATGGATTTGTTGTTGCCATTGTGGGCGTAATTGTAACGGCTTACTTTTTTCCGCAATGGGGAAGCAAGCAGAGTGCAATCCCTTTCAACCTAATTGGAAGCATCGGCATTTCTTTGATCTTCTTTTTTTATGGCTTAAAACTAAGTCCGGAAAAGATGAAATTCGGACTAAAAAACTGGAAACTGCATCTTATGGTGCAAACTTCTACCTTTATTCTATTTCCCTTGCTTGTACTTGCCTTTTATCCCTTTTTCGCTGGTAAGGCAGACCAAACAAGCTGGTTGGCTTTTATGTTTTTAGCGGCACTGCCATCTACCGTATCGTCTTCGGTTGTGATGGTATCCATTGCCAAAGGAAATATTCCTGCGGCTATTTTTAATGCAAGCATTTCCGGTCTTATTGGAATTGTGATTACTCCTCTTTGGATGAGTTTGTTTTTACAAAATGCGGCTGCCGATTTTGACTTGGGGAGCACCTACCTAAAGCTGATTACTGAAATTTTACTGCCTGTATTTTTAGGCGTGGCCTTGCAGCGTTATTGGGGCGATTTTGTAAGAAAACACTCTCGTTACCTTAGCTTATTCGATAAATCGGTGATTCTTTTAATCATCTTCAAAAGTTTTGCTGAATCCTTCGACGAACACATTTTTTCCTCGGTAAGTGGAAGCGACTTTCTCATTCTACTATTGGCTGTTCTGTCCTTGTTTTCGTGCATCTTTTTTCTTACCCGCTTTATTTCAATGCAGATGGGCTTTAGTCTCGAAGATCGGATTACGGCCCAATTTTGTGGTACCAAAAAATCGCTGGTACACGGTACCGTATTCTCTAAAATTCTATTTCAGAATACCCTTTCGATAGGCATGACCCTCCTTCCGCTTATGCTCTTTCACTTTATCCAGATATTTATAATCAGTATTGTTGCATCGAGAATGGCCCGAAAACAAGAACTTGCCATAGCAAGCTAA
- a CDS encoding leucine-rich repeat domain-containing protein, whose product MEDSHTIEELNTQLKWGVKQVKKVTWLIKGYQLNEFAQVTHLNISKKNLKGIWPPALFKLKHLEFLDIQENELKSIPEKIANLKCLKCMDIRRNQISLLPQLITHLPVLQKLYLGDNKFTVVPSILLDCPKLEVIDFTNNQLTEGIEYLLNSASITHIYLRNNCIKLFPFHLLKSNKLIELNLMENEIEIIPKELPAIGYFIF is encoded by the coding sequence ATGGAAGACTCACATACAATTGAAGAGTTAAATACTCAGCTAAAATGGGGGGTAAAACAAGTAAAGAAAGTTACTTGGCTGATAAAAGGCTATCAGCTTAATGAATTTGCTCAGGTAACACATTTAAATATTTCAAAAAAGAATCTGAAAGGCATTTGGCCTCCTGCACTTTTTAAATTAAAGCATTTAGAATTTTTAGATATTCAGGAAAATGAACTTAAATCTATTCCGGAAAAAATAGCAAATTTAAAGTGTTTGAAATGTATGGATATTCGTCGGAATCAAATTAGTTTATTGCCTCAATTAATAACTCATTTGCCCGTACTCCAAAAATTATATCTAGGTGATAATAAATTCACTGTAGTGCCCAGTATTCTTTTGGATTGTCCCAAATTAGAAGTCATTGATTTTACTAATAATCAGCTAACCGAAGGGATAGAATACCTTTTGAATTCAGCATCTATTACTCACATTTATTTGAGAAATAATTGTATCAAGTTGTTTCCATTTCATCTTCTTAAAAGCAATAAACTTATAGAGCTGAATCTAATGGAAAATGAAATCGAAATTATTCCTAAGGAGTTACCAGCCATTGGATATTTCATATTTTAA
- a CDS encoding fructose-1,6-bisphosphatase, whose translation MNLNYQKDELLQSNSSEDELKFLNLLAEKFPSVQAACTEIINLESIMNLPKGTEHFLTDIHGEYETFNHVLRNASGMVRKKIDVVYANTMLEKEKNQLAILIYYPEEKLKLITNEQEDLNQWFSITLRRLIEVARVSADKYTQSKVRKAMPSDFAYVIDELLNEPNAKKEKYFDCIIQSIIDVDRANQFIVAISKFIQRLLIDRLHIIGDIYDRGPFADKVMDVIQDHYSVDIQWGNHDIVWMAAATGIRASIAAVIRLSARYNNLDTLEDAYGINLMPLATFAMKAYEGDPCEAFIPKNTPPENIGSTQIKLTSKMHKAIMVIEMKLAGEIIRRSPEMEMEDRLLLDKINYEKGTVTIDGRELELNDKSFPTIDPKNPYQLTKEETELAEKLRYSFLYCEKLQRHIKTLFSKGSTYLSYNSNLLFHGCIPLDEKGNLKDLTLQGENYKGKALCDQFDLICRRAYFNREHPERTSKDRAYMWYLWSGAYSPLFGKKKMATFERYFLDDKEVQREESNMYYKLRDDSASCCRILEEFGLDPEVSHIINGHVPVKVGKGESPVKADGKLFVIDGGMSKPYQKVTGIAGYTLIYDSYSLILAEHTSFESKRRAILDEVDIVSTRSMIEHATKRIHVGDTHIGANLRQQIQDLNRLLDAYRKGIVKIKSVG comes from the coding sequence ATGAATCTTAACTACCAAAAGGATGAATTGTTACAAAGCAATTCTAGTGAAGACGAATTAAAATTTCTAAACCTGCTTGCTGAAAAATTCCCATCAGTTCAAGCGGCTTGTACCGAAATTATAAATCTTGAATCAATAATGAATCTGCCCAAAGGGACAGAGCATTTCCTTACGGATATTCATGGAGAATATGAGACTTTTAATCATGTGTTGAGAAATGCTTCGGGTATGGTGCGCAAAAAAATTGATGTTGTGTATGCGAATACGATGCTCGAAAAAGAAAAAAATCAGTTGGCAATACTGATTTATTACCCTGAGGAGAAGCTCAAACTCATTACCAACGAACAGGAGGATTTGAATCAATGGTTTTCAATTACGCTTCGCCGCTTAATCGAAGTGGCCCGCGTATCGGCCGATAAGTACACCCAATCGAAGGTAAGAAAGGCGATGCCATCCGATTTCGCCTATGTGATTGATGAGTTACTGAATGAACCTAATGCGAAGAAAGAAAAGTATTTCGATTGCATCATACAATCGATTATCGATGTTGATCGGGCCAATCAATTTATTGTGGCGATCAGTAAATTTATACAACGTTTACTAATTGATCGTCTGCATATAATTGGGGATATATATGATAGAGGACCTTTTGCCGATAAGGTAATGGATGTAATACAGGATCATTATTCGGTAGATATTCAGTGGGGAAACCACGATATTGTATGGATGGCTGCCGCAACAGGAATTCGTGCCAGTATAGCCGCTGTAATTCGTTTGAGTGCCCGATACAACAACCTGGATACTCTCGAAGATGCCTATGGAATTAATCTGATGCCTTTGGCTACCTTCGCCATGAAAGCCTATGAGGGCGATCCCTGCGAAGCTTTTATCCCCAAAAATACACCTCCTGAAAATATTGGTTCTACGCAGATTAAACTGACCAGTAAAATGCACAAAGCCATCATGGTGATTGAGATGAAACTGGCTGGTGAAATCATTCGCCGCAGTCCTGAAATGGAGATGGAAGATCGATTACTGCTCGATAAAATCAATTATGAAAAAGGTACGGTGACTATTGATGGTCGGGAATTGGAGTTGAACGATAAATCATTTCCTACCATTGATCCTAAAAATCCTTATCAACTAACTAAAGAGGAGACCGAGTTGGCTGAAAAGCTTCGTTACTCATTCTTGTATTGTGAAAAGTTGCAACGCCATATAAAAACATTATTTTCCAAAGGAAGTACCTATCTATCCTATAATTCCAATTTACTATTTCATGGTTGTATCCCTCTCGATGAAAAGGGGAATTTGAAAGATCTTACTTTACAAGGTGAAAATTACAAGGGAAAGGCTCTTTGTGATCAATTTGATTTAATTTGTCGGCGAGCTTACTTTAACCGTGAGCATCCTGAAAGAACGAGTAAGGATCGGGCCTACATGTGGTACCTATGGAGTGGAGCTTATTCACCTCTTTTTGGGAAGAAGAAAATGGCCACTTTCGAACGCTATTTTCTCGACGATAAGGAAGTGCAGCGGGAGGAAAGCAATATGTATTATAAACTAAGAGATGATTCGGCGAGCTGTTGCCGTATTTTAGAGGAATTTGGACTCGATCCGGAAGTTTCGCATATCATTAATGGGCATGTGCCGGTAAAGGTTGGGAAGGGCGAAAGTCCGGTAAAAGCGGATGGTAAACTTTTTGTAATTGATGGAGGAATGTCAAAACCCTACCAAAAAGTGACCGGCATTGCGGGCTACACTCTAATTTACGATTCTTATAGCTTAATTCTTGCGGAACATACCTCTTTTGAATCAAAACGAAGAGCTATTCTCGATGAAGTTGATATTGTTTCAACCAGAAGTATGATTGAGCACGCTACCAAGCGAATTCATGTGGGAGATACTCATATAGGAGCCAATTTGCGTCAACAAATTCAAGACTTGAACCGACTACTGGATGCCTATCGGAAAGGGATTGTGAAAATTAAAAGTGTAGGATAA
- a CDS encoding glycoside hydrolase family 117 protein — protein sequence MIQKTLSRIILVGICAVSVFACKAQTKNTDGFPFVLPKEKPNRALSAAMERNYDAYLAPTPQENELYSQFKYTKLKGFDYNNDDGTISRRDPSKVILANGKYYVWYTHRDTPTPPQGAEKCNDTIPSSDWDLCDIWYATSKDGFTWEEQGVAVPRPPKPNVGWRSVATSDILVWKGKYYLYYQGFMEASGKRGDDCPVAVSYADSPDGPWTAYNKVVIPNGAEGDWDQFSIHDPYPLVYKGKIYLYYKSDANGQPNLVRMQGLAVADNPLGPFEKNPLNPVINSGHETTLFPFKTGIAALVIRDGNEHNTVQYAEDGINFNIASITYLMPNAGGPYIPDAFTDTKDGRGITWGISHFTTVTSWATNHAVLTRFDCDLSQDVNDPSMKHSNTYYKPEFYYNHGLNGKQRERVQQENKRLLDQ from the coding sequence ATGATACAAAAAACATTATCGAGGATAATATTGGTTGGCATTTGTGCTGTATCTGTTTTTGCATGTAAGGCTCAAACAAAAAATACGGATGGATTTCCATTTGTACTGCCAAAAGAGAAACCTAACAGAGCTTTAAGTGCGGCCATGGAACGCAATTATGATGCATATTTGGCACCTACACCGCAGGAGAACGAGCTTTATTCCCAATTTAAATACACAAAGTTAAAAGGCTTTGATTACAATAATGATGACGGAACCATTTCCCGAAGAGATCCTTCAAAGGTGATTTTAGCCAATGGAAAATATTACGTTTGGTACACACATCGTGACACACCAACACCTCCGCAGGGAGCCGAAAAATGCAATGATACTATTCCTTCCAGTGATTGGGATTTATGTGATATTTGGTATGCAACCAGTAAAGATGGATTTACCTGGGAGGAGCAAGGCGTTGCAGTACCAAGACCGCCTAAACCAAATGTAGGTTGGCGTTCGGTAGCTACGTCTGATATTTTGGTATGGAAAGGTAAATATTACTTGTACTATCAGGGATTTATGGAAGCAAGCGGTAAACGTGGAGATGATTGTCCCGTAGCTGTTTCTTATGCTGATTCACCTGATGGTCCGTGGACTGCTTACAATAAAGTGGTAATACCAAACGGAGCTGAGGGCGACTGGGATCAATTCTCAATTCATGATCCTTATCCATTGGTATATAAAGGGAAAATATATTTGTACTATAAATCAGATGCAAACGGACAACCAAACTTGGTTCGTATGCAAGGTTTAGCTGTTGCAGATAATCCATTGGGTCCATTTGAAAAAAATCCTCTGAATCCGGTTATCAATTCGGGACATGAGACAACTCTTTTTCCATTTAAAACTGGTATTGCAGCATTGGTAATACGTGATGGTAACGAGCATAATACAGTTCAGTATGCCGAAGATGGAATTAACTTTAACATTGCGTCAATTACGTATTTAATGCCAAATGCGGGAGGTCCATATATTCCTGACGCGTTTACAGATACCAAAGATGGTCGTGGTATAACCTGGGGAATTTCACACTTTACAACAGTTACTTCGTGGGCAACCAATCACGCTGTTTTAACACGTTTCGATTGTGACTTGAGTCAGGATGTTAACGATCCTTCTATGAAACATTCAAATACATACTATAAGCCAGAGTTCTACTACAATCATGGTTTAAATGGGAAACAACGAGAGCGAGTACAGCAAGAAAATAAACGTTTATTGGACCAATAG